In a genomic window of Phacochoerus africanus isolate WHEZ1 chromosome 6, ROS_Pafr_v1, whole genome shotgun sequence:
- the LOC125129164 gene encoding cytochrome b-c1 complex subunit 7 isoform X1 — translation MASRPAVAASSKWLEGIRKWYYNAAGFNKLGLMRDDTIFEDDDVKEAIRRLPENLYNDRVFRIKRALDLTMRQQILPKEQWTKYEEDKFYLEPYLKEVIRERKEREEWAKK, via the exons ATGGCGAGCAGGCCTGCTG TTGCAGCATCAAGCAAGTGGCTGGAGGGTATACGAAAATGGTATTATAATGCCGCCGGGTTTAATAAACTGG GCTTAATGCGAGATGATACAATATTTGAGGATGACGATGTAAAAGAAGCCATAAGAAGGCTTCCTGAGAACCTTTATAATGACAGGGTGTTTCGCATTAAGAGAGCACTGGACCTGACTATGAGACAGCAGATCTTGCCTAAAGAGCAGTGGACAAAATATGAGGAG gaTAAATTCTACCTTGAACCATATCTGAAAGAGGTTATccgggaaagaaaagaaagagaagaatgggCAAAGAAATAA
- the LOC125129164 gene encoding cytochrome b-c1 complex subunit 7 isoform X2: protein MASRPAGLMRDDTIFEDDDVKEAIRRLPENLYNDRVFRIKRALDLTMRQQILPKEQWTKYEEDKFYLEPYLKEVIRERKEREEWAKK, encoded by the exons ATGGCGAGCAGGCCTGCTG GCTTAATGCGAGATGATACAATATTTGAGGATGACGATGTAAAAGAAGCCATAAGAAGGCTTCCTGAGAACCTTTATAATGACAGGGTGTTTCGCATTAAGAGAGCACTGGACCTGACTATGAGACAGCAGATCTTGCCTAAAGAGCAGTGGACAAAATATGAGGAG gaTAAATTCTACCTTGAACCATATCTGAAAGAGGTTATccgggaaagaaaagaaagagaagaatgggCAAAGAAATAA